From the Nodularia sp. NIES-3585 genome, one window contains:
- a CDS encoding ferredoxin thioredoxin reductase catalytic beta subunit — protein sequence MISSENNTTSTDKSLEAMRHFSEQYAKRTGTYFCSEPSVTAVVIEGLAKHKDDLGAPLCPCRHYEDKEAEVHATYWNCPCVPMRERKECHCMLFLTPDNEFAGDKQDISLETIKEVRDSMG from the coding sequence ATGATCTCATCAGAAAATAACACAACATCCACCGATAAAAGCCTTGAGGCAATGCGGCATTTTTCCGAACAGTACGCGAAACGGACTGGCACATACTTCTGTTCTGAACCTTCTGTCACCGCAGTCGTAATTGAAGGACTCGCAAAACATAAAGATGATTTAGGTGCGCCCCTGTGTCCCTGTCGCCACTACGAAGACAAAGAAGCTGAAGTTCATGCTACGTATTGGAACTGCCCCTGCGTACCCATGAGAGAACGCAAAGAATGCCACTGTATGCTGTTTCTCACCCCAGATAACGAGTTTGCGGGAGACAAACAAGACATTAGTCTAGAAACAATCAAAGAAGTCCGAGACAGCATGGGATGA
- a CDS encoding DUF309 domain-containing protein has product MSEIIPQEFWQGVEQFNSGQFYACHDTLEALWIEASEPEKTFYQGILQIAVALYHLGNGNWRGAVILLGEGSNRLRRYPSVYSNIDVDELLSQSAALLSELQQMGAEKFSAGDLGDSQALPAPRIVLINE; this is encoded by the coding sequence ATGAGCGAAATTATCCCCCAAGAGTTTTGGCAAGGGGTAGAACAGTTTAACTCTGGACAGTTCTACGCCTGTCATGACACTTTAGAGGCTTTGTGGATAGAAGCCAGCGAACCAGAGAAAACCTTTTATCAAGGCATTCTGCAAATTGCAGTAGCACTGTATCATTTAGGCAATGGTAACTGGCGAGGCGCAGTAATTTTACTGGGAGAAGGCAGCAATCGCTTGAGACGCTACCCATCTGTTTACAGCAACATTGATGTAGACGAGTTATTGAGTCAGAGTGCAGCATTGTTGTCAGAATTACAACAGATGGGAGCAGAAAAGTTTAGTGCTGGTGACCTCGGTGATAGTCAGGCTTTGCCTGCGCCTAGAATTGTGCTAATTAACGAGTAA